A stretch of Chitinophaga caeni DNA encodes these proteins:
- a CDS encoding YceI family protein encodes MATWKIDAAHSEIQFKIRHLMITNVTGSFTAFDATLESEKDDFTDAKINFSTEVASITTNNEQRDGHLKSADFFDVEKYPQIKFTSTKIEKVDDEEYKLTGDLTIRDVTKPIELEVEFGGVTVDPYGQTKSGFELKGKLSRKEFGLTWNATTETGGVVLSDDVKLLLNVQMIKQA; translated from the coding sequence ATGGCAACTTGGAAAATTGATGCTGCACACAGCGAAATTCAATTCAAAATCAGGCACCTTATGATTACCAATGTCACCGGTTCTTTTACCGCGTTTGATGCTACGTTGGAATCTGAAAAAGACGATTTTACAGATGCTAAAATTAACTTCAGCACAGAAGTAGCCAGCATCACCACAAATAATGAACAAAGGGACGGGCACTTGAAGTCAGCCGATTTCTTCGATGTGGAGAAATATCCTCAAATCAAGTTTACATCAACAAAAATTGAAAAAGTTGATGATGAAGAATATAAATTAACAGGAGACCTAACCATCCGTGATGTTACTAAACCGATCGAATTGGAAGTTGAATTCGGCGGGGTTACCGTAGATCCCTACGGCCAAACGAAATCCGGCTTCGAACTGAAAGGTAAGTTGAGCCGCAAAGAGTTCGGTTTAACATGGAATGCAACGACCGAAACCGGTGGGGTAGTGTTGAGCGACGATGTGAAATTATTATTAAATGTTCAAATGATTAAACAAGCCTAA
- a CDS encoding pirin family protein, with translation MKKLVHKAGSRGFANHGWLESAHTFSFANYYNPERIHFGALRVLNDDTVQAGMGFGAHPHDNMEIVSIPLEGALEHKDNTGRHKIINSNDVQIMSAGTGIVHSEYNASKTAPVKFLQIWVFPKSKGIQPRYDQKTFDPADRRNKLQTVVSPDESPETLQIHQDAWFSLGNFDAGQSVNYKLNKKGNGVYLFVLNGSVEVEGEKLDTRDAIAIEDADQVDIKANEDSNYLVMEVPMLLN, from the coding sequence ATGAAAAAGTTAGTTCACAAAGCAGGTTCCAGGGGTTTTGCAAATCATGGATGGTTGGAAAGTGCACATACTTTCAGCTTTGCAAATTATTATAATCCTGAAAGAATCCACTTCGGTGCATTGCGCGTATTAAACGACGATACGGTACAAGCCGGGATGGGATTTGGAGCGCACCCGCACGATAATATGGAAATCGTTTCTATTCCGTTAGAAGGCGCTTTGGAACATAAAGACAATACGGGTAGACATAAAATCATCAACAGCAACGATGTGCAGATCATGAGCGCCGGTACCGGGATCGTCCATTCTGAATATAATGCTTCGAAAACGGCTCCTGTTAAGTTCTTGCAGATCTGGGTGTTCCCCAAATCAAAAGGTATCCAACCGCGCTACGATCAAAAAACATTTGATCCGGCAGATAGGCGCAACAAATTGCAAACCGTTGTGTCGCCTGATGAAAGTCCGGAAACTTTGCAGATCCACCAGGATGCATGGTTCTCATTAGGAAACTTCGATGCAGGGCAATCTGTTAATTATAAATTAAATAAGAAGGGCAACGGGGTGTATTTATTCGTATTAAACGGTTCCGTTGAAGTGGAGGGGGAAAAGCTCGATACCCGTGATGCTATTGCAATTGAAGATGCAGATCAAGTTGATATTAAAGCAAATGAGGACAGTAATTACCTAGTGATGGAAGTGCCCATGCTGCTTAATTAG
- a CDS encoding helix-turn-helix domain-containing protein: MSDKRNQIEIVKLPDYGQQEPTFIVNSLCGMGQNFFDHNKSPHRHDFYAIYWIKKGRLTHIIDTQVHEVNENTLFFVAPGQVHQLDFSEKVEGYMIAFHEGFMCLTPKTETQIESGLFFNANFSSIIQVDAEQSKPLEWIVQQMFEELNDKRSAYEEAFHGLLHYFLLLSARLREASKPLTPEQHVKHNSGVFMQFRALIEKHYIDKKNVSDYAELLHVKPVLLNEISKQLSGITAGEHIRNRVILEAQRLLFNTDMTAKEIAYSLGFEDPHYFSRFFKKYTNQTPLEFKEMSAKMDKIPD; the protein is encoded by the coding sequence ATGAGTGATAAAAGGAATCAAATTGAAATCGTGAAGTTGCCGGATTACGGCCAGCAAGAACCTACTTTTATCGTCAACTCCTTATGCGGGATGGGGCAAAATTTTTTCGATCATAATAAAAGTCCGCACCGACATGATTTTTACGCGATCTACTGGATAAAAAAGGGCCGCTTAACACATATTATCGATACACAAGTCCATGAAGTCAACGAAAACACCTTGTTCTTCGTAGCACCCGGACAAGTACACCAGTTGGACTTTAGCGAGAAAGTAGAAGGTTACATGATCGCATTCCATGAAGGGTTTATGTGCTTGACCCCGAAAACAGAAACACAGATCGAGTCCGGCCTGTTTTTCAATGCAAATTTCAGTTCAATTATACAGGTAGATGCCGAACAGTCCAAGCCACTGGAATGGATCGTGCAACAGATGTTCGAAGAACTGAATGACAAGCGTTCGGCATACGAGGAGGCTTTCCATGGCTTATTGCATTATTTCCTGCTGTTATCTGCCCGCTTAAGGGAAGCGTCGAAACCCTTGACCCCCGAGCAGCATGTAAAGCATAACAGCGGTGTATTTATGCAATTCCGTGCCTTGATTGAAAAACATTATATCGACAAGAAAAACGTATCGGATTACGCAGAACTCCTGCATGTAAAACCGGTATTGCTCAACGAGATCAGTAAGCAACTCTCCGGGATCACTGCCGGGGAGCATATCCGCAACCGGGTCATTCTCGAAGCACAAAGGTTACTTTTCAATACAGATATGACTGCCAAGGAAATCGCTTACAGCCTTGGATTTGAAGATCCGCATTATTTTAGCAGGTTTTTTAAAAAATATACGAACCAAACCCCGCTCGAATTCAAGGAGATGTCTGCTAAAATGGATAAGATACCTGATTGA
- a CDS encoding pirin family protein yields the protein MRKQISKIYQGGQPHFVGDGFRVTNLFPNGNKLGKEMSPFYLMDYAAPAYFPPSDKPRGVGAHPHKGFETVTIVYQGALEHRDSAGNSGKLYPGDVQWMTAGAGILHEEKHETEFSKKGGKIEMMQLWVNLPKKDKSTPPAYQELSKDNIPVIRLDEQGSYLRVIAGEHAGIKGAASTFTPVYIYDVKLEPGTALDLQLPASFNTGIVALEGVMEINSNQTIKAVELALFEHEGEEIKVEAKESSRLLVLSGEPINEPIFAYGPFLMNSSEDIVQALQEFESGKMGVL from the coding sequence ATGAGAAAGCAAATTTCCAAAATATATCAAGGTGGCCAACCGCATTTCGTGGGAGATGGTTTCAGGGTAACGAACCTGTTTCCGAATGGCAACAAGCTTGGCAAGGAAATGAGTCCTTTCTATTTAATGGATTATGCCGCCCCGGCATATTTTCCTCCAAGTGATAAACCGAGGGGCGTTGGTGCCCATCCGCACAAGGGCTTCGAAACCGTAACCATCGTTTATCAAGGTGCACTTGAACACCGCGATTCAGCAGGCAACAGCGGGAAGCTATACCCCGGTGACGTGCAATGGATGACCGCTGGTGCGGGGATATTGCATGAAGAAAAACATGAAACGGAATTTAGCAAGAAGGGTGGAAAAATAGAGATGATGCAATTGTGGGTGAACCTGCCTAAGAAGGACAAATCCACTCCGCCGGCCTATCAAGAATTATCAAAAGATAATATCCCGGTGATCCGGTTGGACGAACAAGGCAGCTATTTACGTGTTATAGCTGGAGAGCATGCCGGTATTAAAGGCGCTGCATCAACTTTTACCCCGGTCTATATTTATGATGTGAAGTTGGAACCGGGTACAGCGCTCGATCTTCAATTACCTGCGAGTTTTAATACCGGTATCGTTGCCTTGGAAGGCGTGATGGAAATAAATTCCAATCAAACGATAAAAGCAGTTGAATTGGCGCTTTTCGAGCATGAAGGAGAGGAAATCAAGGTGGAGGCTAAGGAATCTTCCAGGTTATTAGTGTTGAGCGGGGAACCTATCAATGAACCCATCTTCGCTTACGGTCCATTCCTGATGAATTCCTCTGAAGATATTGTTCAGGCTTTGCAGGAGTTTGAATCCGGCAAAATGGGCGTATTATAA
- a CDS encoding OsmC family protein, with protein MKRSASAFWQGTGKEGNGTVSTETGVLKNTPYSFSSRFEDGAGTNPEELVAAAHAGCFTMKLSFVISAAGFTPTSLDTKATITFENGSITNSHLEVKAVVPGLDAEKFAAFAKDAEENCPISKLLNTNITMDASLS; from the coding sequence ATGAAAAGATCTGCTTCTGCTTTTTGGCAAGGTACAGGCAAAGAAGGTAATGGAACTGTAAGTACGGAAACCGGTGTATTAAAAAATACCCCTTATTCATTTTCTAGCCGTTTTGAAGACGGGGCAGGTACTAACCCGGAAGAGCTGGTGGCTGCTGCACATGCAGGTTGTTTCACCATGAAATTGAGTTTCGTTATTTCCGCGGCAGGCTTTACTCCTACTAGCCTTGATACGAAGGCCACCATTACTTTTGAAAATGGCTCCATTACCAATAGTCACCTTGAAGTAAAGGCCGTAGTGCCGGGTTTGGATGCAGAGAAATTTGCAGCGTTTGCAAAAGATGCCGAAGAAAATTGTCCCATCTCAAAATTATTAAATACAAACATTACGATGGATGCATCATTGTCATAA
- a CDS encoding NAD(P)H-dependent oxidoreductase, with protein sequence MNWRYATKKFDAERKIDADQLNKILEATNLSASSYGLQPYKVLVIQDPAVREKLRAVSWNQSQITDASHLVVFARYKDVAEGHVDEYMQQIARTRGIGMESIAGFSAALKGKVQQLNSENTVEEWTARQAYLALGTMLTACAVEGIDACPMEGFDPAQYDEILGLKEKNLRTAVIAAVGYRAADDALQHAKKVRKPMKEFVEIV encoded by the coding sequence ATGAATTGGCGCTATGCGACCAAGAAATTTGATGCGGAGAGAAAAATAGATGCGGACCAGTTAAATAAGATATTAGAAGCCACCAATTTATCGGCTTCGTCTTATGGGCTGCAACCCTATAAAGTGCTGGTTATCCAGGACCCCGCGGTGAGAGAAAAACTGAGAGCGGTTTCTTGGAATCAATCTCAAATTACAGATGCCTCGCACCTGGTCGTATTTGCAAGGTACAAGGATGTGGCAGAAGGGCATGTAGATGAATATATGCAACAGATAGCAAGGACCCGTGGCATTGGAATGGAATCGATCGCAGGTTTTTCAGCAGCGTTGAAAGGAAAAGTACAGCAGTTGAACTCGGAGAATACAGTAGAAGAATGGACGGCGAGACAGGCATACCTGGCACTGGGAACGATGTTGACAGCTTGTGCAGTGGAAGGAATTGACGCCTGCCCGATGGAAGGATTTGATCCTGCGCAATACGATGAAATTTTGGGCCTTAAAGAAAAGAATTTGCGTACAGCAGTGATTGCAGCCGTAGGATATAGAGCGGCAGATGATGCTTTACAGCATGCGAAGAAAGTACGTAAACCGATGAAAGAGTTTGTTGAAATAGTGTAG